GGTTAGTTTCTGGTAAGTATAGACTGAAGTTAAGCGGTATAGTTTAAATATATCCAGGATTAATAAATACTTCTAATCTTCTATATATTTTGTTATATTGACTGTAGATTCTAAACACACGCCTGCAAACCACCAACCATATGAAAAACAAATACTTTATACTAAGTGCATTCCTGCTCCTGGCGTTTCCTGCCCTATCCCAGACAAAGCATTACTCCAAGCTGGAGATTAAATCGAAAGAAGTGTTTGAAGTAGGCCCTGACAATATGCTGGTGGTGGATACGCTCATCATGCACGATAAGTCGACTATTAAATTCTCGCCCGAGACGTTGGGTATTCTGAAGGCGAAGGTGGTCAGCGTTGGCAAGAACTGTACGATATCATCCAGGGGCGAGAAAGGCGAAGACGCAAAAAGCGCCCTGCCAGACAAGCCTGACTTGCATGGCACACCAGGCCAGAACGGCGGAAACCTGCAACTCGACATGCACTTTGCCTCCTTGGGAAGCCTGACCATCGACTCGCGGGGCGGTAAAGGCGGCGATGGGTATGACGGGAAGAACGGGAAAAGAGGAACAGCTGACCAGATGAGCACGAAGTCTGAAAAATCTTCCGGCGGAAAAGCAATTAATGTACCCTACATGATACTTGGCGTACCCGGAACCAACGGTACGAATGCCACATCGGGCCGGAGTGGCGGTAACGGGGGCGACATACAGCTAACTTACTCCACCGCCGACTTTATCCCTATCTTCAATATTTTCGATAGCCCCAACCGCAACAACAGCATTTACATGCTTTACAGCGCCGGTGAGATGGGCCGCAACGGGAAACCGGGCAAGGGCGGCATCAACAGCTGGGATGGGGAACTGGTGCTGATAGACAAACAGACTGCCGTTGATGGCACGGTCAAACTCCTGAAGGAAGATGATGCCTCGGTGCGTGACAATTAAAGCTTAGCTACCTATCCTATTTCCTCATATCATATGAAAAAGAAACCGCTACTCGCCTTAGCCCTGATGCTGCAATTCGCCTTTGTGGCGCAGGCGCAGCAGGAACCTGTGGACCTGGACATGGTGCACCGCATCAAACAGGAAGGCCTGCAGAACTCGCAGGTCATGAAAACCGCTTTTTACCTGACGGACGTTTCGGGCCCGCGCCTTTCCGGCTCCCCCGGCCTGACGCGCGCCAACGAGTGGGCGGTAAAGCAACTCACCGGGTGGGGCCTGAAAAACGCGCATCAGGAGGAATGGGGCACGTTTGGCCGCGGCTGGGAGGTGGAGAAATCCTACATCGCCATGGCAGCCCCCTACTACCAGCAGCTGATAGCCACCCCTAAGGCCTGGACGCCGGGCACCAACGGCGAGGTGAAAGCCGAGGCCGTGCTGGTGAAACTGGAGAAGGAGGAGGACCTGCAGCAGTACAAAGGCAAACTGTCGGGCAAAATCATACTTACCCAGATCGACAACGAGGCCAAAACCACTTTCGCCGCTGATGCCAAACGCTATTCAGAGGAAGAACTGCACGAGATGGCCATGAGCCTGGAGGCGAGCAGAAGCCAGAGCAGCTGGACGCCCGAGCGCATAGCAGAGTACCGCGCCCGCATGGCGCTGCGCAACAAGGCCAATGAGTTCTTTAAGGAAGAAGGAGCCGCTGTTATACTTAGTACCCGCGGCGGTATGCACGGCACGCACTTTACGAGCAACGGCGCCCCTTACGCCCCCGATGCCAAGCCTGCGCTGCCGGAACTGGAAATGGGCCTGGAGGACTATAACCGCATTGTGCGCCTGCTGGAGGCCAAGCAGCCGGTGAAGCTGGAGGTGGAAACCAAAACCCGCTTCTTCGACAAGGACATGAAGGGATACAACGTAATCGCCGAGATTCCGGGTACGGACAAGAAATTGAAAGATGAGGTGGTGATGCTGGGTGGCCATATCGACTCCTGGCATGGCTCAACCGGCGCCACCGATAACGCCGCCGGTGTAGCGGTGATGATGGAAGCCGTACGTATTCTGCAGGCCATGGGCGTTAAACCAAAGCGCACTATCCGCATTGCCCTCTGGACGGGCGAAGAACAGGGCTTGCATGGCTCCCGGGGCTATGTAAAAAACCACTTTGGCGACCCTGCCACCATGAAGCTGACCAAAGAGCAGGAAAAGCTGTCGGCCTACTATAACCTGGACAACGGCACCGGCAAAATTCGGGGGATTTACCTGCAGGGCAACGATGCTGTACGCCCGATTATGGAGGCGTGGCTGGCACCTTTCCACGATTTGGGCGCCACTACGGTAACTATCCGAAACACGGGCGGTACTGACCACCTGGCGTTTGATGCCGTGGGACTGCCGGGCTTCCAGTTCATTCAGGATGAGATAGACTACGATACGCGCACCCACCACACCAACCAGGATTCCTACGACCGCCTGCAGGCCGACGACCTGCGCCAGGCAGCCACTATCGTGGCCTCGATGGTATACCACACCGCCATGCGCGACAAGAAACTGCCGCGCAAGCCGCTGCCAAAGCCGCGACAGACGTCTTAAGTATAACGGGCATAAAGAAAAGCCGAAGCGGCACAGCTGGAAGTATAACTCCTGGCTGTGCCGCTTCGGCTTTTCAGCTATAGTTAGGCGATTGAATGTCAATTTAAAAATAAAGCAGCAGCAGTTAAAATACCTAGCATCCTCATCCTCAATCACCTGCTAAATTCTTTTATCAAAATTAAACTAAATATATGAAACCTTAGATAAAGAAAAATCAAATACTGATAGAACTAACTCTTGAAAGGCATGGTTACACCTATACCTGCTGCAACACATGACACCCCAATGAGAGAATTCAAGAGTGCCACTGGCAAGACATACCTTACCATAAGCCACGACAAGAAGAATCGCTGGATCTACAACAACTGGACCGGCTACGTATCGACCGACAACGTGAAAGTGGGCAGTACCTCCTTCCTGGAAGTACTGCAGCAAACAGGTTGCGCTTTTACCTTGATCGATAACCGGGAATTGGTTGGCCCCTGGGACCAGTCGTTGGAGTGGATCAAGAATGAGTGGGTGCCGGCCGCCAAAAAGGTAGGGCTGCGGTTTTATGCTCATGTAGTGAACAAAGACACTTTCGCGGAGGCAGCAGCACTGCAGATGCAGGACTTTGTGAAAGGTGAGTTTGAGATGCGCGTGTTCTACAGTATGCCAGACGCACAGGAGTGGCTGCAACAGCAGATGAGTGTGCCCATATAAGGCCGAATCGATTCCTGCATTTCATCGCAAAACAGAATAAAATTCCCGCTATCTCAACTTCTCCCTCCCAATTGTCCGTACATTCGTTACATGAGCAAGAGTTTTAACATACCTGACAAGGTAATTTACGTGTGCACAGGCAGCAAATGCAAAAAGAAAGGCGGCAAGGATCTAAGCAAGCTTTTCAGGGGGATGATAAAGGAAATGGATATGAAGGGACAGGTGGAGGTCATTAAAACAGACTGTACTGACCGCTGCGATTTTGCCCCCGTGGTAAGCATGCAGCCCGACAATGCCTGGCTGCCCTACACCGACGAGCAAAAGGCAAAGCAGGCGTTCCAGGAGCACATCCTCAACAACACAGTGAAGTAGAAAGTATAAAAGAGTATAAAGCAAAGGGCCTCCGGAAATCATCCGGAGGCCCTTTGCTTTATACTTGCTGTAATTTAATCTTCGTAGGTATTCTCATACTTTATCTTCGGCACACGCTTGTCGATCTCGTAGCGTCCGGTTCCGTCTTCGCCAATCAGCTCGAACAGCTCCAGCGCACGGCGGGCCACATACTCCTCCTCTATCTGCTCCTTCAGGAACCACTGGATAAACGAGAACGTCACGTAGTCTTTCTCCTTCTGGCATCTGTCTGCGATGCGGTTAAACGATTGCGTCACGGCTATTTCCTGCTGCAGGGCCATTTCGAACACGTTACGGAAAGAATCATACTCTACCTGCACATCGCCTATAGCCGGAGAAACGGCACGGCCACCCATATCAGAAACGTACTTGAACAGGCGCAGCATGTGCTCCCGCTCCTCGTCAGACTGCTTTTTGAAGTAGCCGGCGCTAAAGTCGAAGCCATTGCGGTCGCACCAGCTGCTCATAGCCAGGTACATGGCCGATGCTTCGGCCTCCATCTTGATCTGCTCGTTCAGTGTTTGTTCTATTACCTCGGTAAGTGAGGTTCTAAGTCTTAGTAAGTCCTTCATGGTAATTCTTTTTGGTGATTTCGATCGCGCTGCTTTTAAAGAGGCGCTCCTTTTAGATACATCAAATTACGGCCTTTGGTTGTAGTATAGCAACACCGGGCACAAATTCGGAAGCAGTCTAAATAAAAAGAGCACAGCCGCTTAGCTGTGCTCTTTCAAGTATAAAGTTTTTCTAAATCTCTTTTTCTGCTACACTAACTCAGCATTCAAGCACTGGTGCAGCATGCTGTTCAACTCCATCATAAAGCGGGCCGAAGCGAGCAGTTCTTTCAGCGCGATCAGTTCTGTCAGGGTAAGCACAAAGCAGCGGTCGCAGCCGCAAACAGAAACGATCTCATAATCAGAGCAGCGGGCCGGGCTGTTTGCCATCGCCTGCAGGTCGATGCTATCCACCACACGCTTCAAGCGTAAAAAAGCCTCCACCTTCAATACCGTGGCATGGCCAGCAAATGATAAAATCAAACGGTTGCTGCGGTCGCACTGGTAAACGGCACCTGTCTCTGAAGTATAAATTTCTGCTGTTTGGATGGCTGTCTGCTTCATGTGGCGTATCTTAGCTGTAGTGGTTTAGACTACATTACAAAGCTAAGGACTATTTAGAATGAGTCCAAACAATTAGCAAAAGTTATTTAGAATTATTTTAGATAGACTACAAGTATGGAAAATCAAGCCTTGCAAAAAGTGGTTCTCGCCGATAAGTTCGACCAGATAAACGACCACTGGAACCCACGCATTGCCGGAGAACTGAACGGACAACAGGTAAAGCTGGCAAAATTCATGGGCCCGTTTGAGTGGCACCACCACGAGCACGAGGACGAGTTTTTTATGGTGGTAAAAGGCGAGTTTGAGATGCACCTGCGCGACAAAGTGATAACCCTTCTCCCGGGTGAGTTCCTGATCGTGCCGCGCGGCGTGGAGCACCGGCCGGTGGCCCATCAGGAAGCGGAAGTGCTGATGTTTGAGCCCGCCAGCACCGTTAACACAGGCAACCTGGAGCACAGCGAACGCACCCGAAAGGATTTGGAGCGGCTGTAGTTTTCGTTGTTTGTTAACCGTTGTTCGGGTAAGTATAGGCAGTTTTGGGTAGAGAGGCTGTAGAAGTTTGAGTTGTCTGCTGTGGAATTGTACCTTTGCGCCGGGGTAACCAATCCTAAACTTCCTCCTTTTTGTTATCCCGAGAGGATATTTTACGCCAGCATTACCTGTCATCTCGAATAAAATGAGAGACCTATCTGGGATTCTGAAAAGATCTCTCCTACCGTCGAGATGACAATTGTGCTGATGATAGTTGTGCTGACGACATTGCACTATAGCCATTCAGCATCTATCACTATATACTTTCCTACTAAGCAGCGAAAAACGAGCAACAAATGACGAGCAATGAACTTACGCCTGCTTCACCTTCGGGGCTTTGGTGAGGATGGTTTTGAGGTGCAGGCGCACCAGGTCGCCCATGTTCTGGCATTTCAGGAACTCATCCTGCTTGTGGTGCTTTGCCAGTTCCTGCTTTAGCTGCTCTATCTTTTCGGGTGTGGAGATAACGTCGTTGCGCATGCAGTCGATGAGGTCTTTGAGGCGGTAGCGGGCGGCGCGCAGGCGGCGGAACATCAGGGTGCGCTCTTCGTTCTGGTACTGCTTCACCACATCCGGCTTCAGCAGTTGCAGCACCAGTTCCACAATTACGTTGTTGTCTTTAAAGAACTGGGGCAGGTACATTGTTTTTTTGCCCTCATACGTCTGCTGGTCAAAGTCAATGGGCCGCACCCGGTACTGCTCATCCTCAAAATCCGGCGTAATATCTACCACATAGTTATAAGCACGCATATCGCCAAGCAGGCGCACAAAGCAGCGCTCGTTAAACTTAACAAACTCCTTTGCCAGGCGCACCTTGTTGGTGGTGGGCCTTTCCACAAAATCCTTAATAAACACATCCCCCGGAATGCCCGCAATGTGCTCTTCAATCAGCGAGTCGCCATCTACCAGGTAGTTGATACGGCTTGGCGAAAGAATGTGCTCCAGTTCCAGCCCATAAATGCGGGAGGCATCGGCGCGCTTCACGTAAAAGTAATCGTAGTTGTCGTTTAGCTGGTTCATGATCTGCACCCGGAACGGGTTGGAGTTGCCGAAGGTGCAGTAATCGATGCGCGACACGTAGAGGTGCTCCATCACTGTCATATCGCCGTCTGTTTTCAGCAGGGCATAGATCATAGTGAGCCCCTCTTTCAGCTCCTGCTGCATGTGCTGATCGTATATCACCGACTCCCACAGCGTATCATTGCTCTTCTTGTCGAAGTATGGGTAGGAATCAGAGTAGTGCAGCAGGTCCTCGTACAGCACCGGCAATTTGGTTTCGCGGTCGTAGTAGTGCAGGTACTTGCGCAACCGCTCCTGCACCGGGTAAAACAGCTTCTTTTTGGAGATGTACACTTATATAATTATGAATTAAAAATTATGAATGGCTGGTATTCTATACGGTTACTGAACATAGGGCACCTCCTACAATTTCCGCTTTTTAATTCATAATTAATAATTCCTCATTCACAATTGAAAGAAACTAACTTTCCAACAGGTTATTCTGGTTGAGCACCTGCAGCACGTCGTTTTTGTAGAAGCGGCCGATGGGAATTTCGGATTTCCCGATGTCTACGGCGGTGGCAGAGAAAGCCTGAATCTTATCGAGGGCGACGATAAAGGAGCGGTGGATGCGCAGGAACTTGTCAGTTGGCAGCTTCTCCTCCAGGAAAGATATTTTCTGGTACGAGATAATCTCCTTTGTCTCTGTCTTCACCCGAATGTAATCCTTCAGGCTCTCGATGTACAGAACATCAGAGAGCATCACCTTCACCATTTTCTTGTCTGATTTAAGGTAGATGAAGGCCTCTGCATAAGTTGCCGGCACAGCAGCGGGGGCCACAGGCGCAGCCTGCAAACCGGACTGCACAGGCTCAGGCGCCGACACTTTGGACACCGCTTTCAGGAAGCGCTCGAAGGCAATGGGCTTGAGCAGGTAATCTACCACATTCAATTCAAATCCCTCAACGGCATAATCGCGGTAGGCGGTGGTAAAGATTACCTTTGGCGGGTGCGCCAGCGACTTAAGAAAATCTATCCCGGTCAGTTTGGGCATCTGGATATCGAGGAACATCAGATCGATGTGCTCACTCTGCAGGCAGCTATAGGCCTCCACGGCGTTGTCGCAGCGGCACACCAGTTCCAGCGTATCCAGCCGCTGAATAAACGTCTCCAGCACATCCAGTGCCAGGGGCTCATCATCCACGATCATACAGCGTAATTTCATAGTTTTGTTTAGATGTTAGACGCTAGATATTAGCTTATAGATTTTCAGTTAATGTGGAACCCACCCCTGCCCCTCCAGGGAGGGGAATTTTCAACTTTAGTAAAGTAAGCCCCCTTGCGCAGGTTATCAAGTATGTTTCTTCCTGGTTCCCAGGTTGGCCACGAGATAGGCTCCTTTTAACTAACAAGTGCAATTGCTGAAATACTAATGCAGATGTAAAATCTCTCACCCTGGCCCTCTCCCCAAGGGGCAAGAGATTTTTTTATACTTCTTTTACGCAAACATGATGCTCAACCTGGCGGAGTAGCTGTCCGGCTCGTCTTCTATCTCTAGTTCGTAGCGCTCCTCGTAGAGCAATTCCAGGCGGCGCTGCAGGTTTTTCAGGCCAATACCCGATGCCATGTCGCGGGAACATTTACTTGCTTTATCGCCGCATTTGCAGTTCTCCACCAGCAGCACCAGCTCCTCTTCCGTCACGCGCACATCTATCCGGATCCAGGCATTTTTGGTTTCGGTACTTACGCCGTGCTTAAAGGCGTTCTCCACGAACGGCAGCAACAGCATGGGCGCCACCTGCCGTCCGGCTATACTTCCGGTGGCCGAGAACTGCACGTCTACCCGATCGCCATAGCGCACCTGCTCCAGCGCAATATAGTTTTTGATGTAGTTCAGCTCCTTTTCCAGCGGCACCATGGCCGCGTTGGCTTCGTAGAGCATGTAATCCATCAGCCCTGACAGCTTCAGCACCACCTCCGGCGCATTGTCCGATTTCTTGAGTGTGAGCGAGTACAGGCTGTTGAGCGTGTTGAACAGAAAATGCGGGTGGATCTGGGCTTTCAGAAACTGAAGTTCCGCCTCCAGCTTGTCCTGCGTCAGGTTACGTGCCGACTGCTGGTGGCTGTACCAGTTCTTGAGCAGGGCAATCACCGCCGAAATGGCCACCACATAACTCACGTTCATCATGTTCTTGATAAAGCGGTACAGGTTCAGGTTGTCCTCCGTGCAGGTAGCCGAGCAGAAAAGCGGGTGAATCAGGAAAGGCATCAGCACAAATTGCATCACCGCCCCAATCGCCACTAAGAGCAGCAGCAGGTACACAAAAAACTCGAGGTAGCGTTTCTGGAGCAGGTAGCGCGGCAACAGGTAGTACATGTTAAAGTATACCAAGCCCATTTTAAAAGGCAACTCCACCAACTCCACCATAAAGGCATAGTAATAGTCGTCTATATAGCTGCCGTACAGCAGGCCGAAGAACACCACATACACCGACCAGAAAACCAGGTGCAGCAGCATACGGTTCTGAGTAACGCTGCGCAGTGTGGGCAGGCTCCAGGTGGTGCCGGTGTCAAGGGTGTTAGCGGTGCTCAGCTTTATCTCCATACTACAAAGGTAATTGTTCCGGTGCAGGTAGCCATTGTGCTGCGCTTAGTTTTAGACGGTTAGCCTTGTGCTTTGCCCAGGCTACAGCCTATACCTGCCCAACAGCGCCAGCCGTCGAAGGGTTTATACTTAAAGGTATGCAAGTGGCACAGATAACAGGTTGACGAAACTGCTCCTTTCCGCTGTTATAGTTAAAATACCAACAGGCGTTGATCGTAAAGCTCAAAACGCAACTATACAGATGCAACAGTACCTCGTGAGGAAATAATTTTCGCTTCTATTGCATTATATCCTTACAATCTGCAACTCACCCATCTTATTTAGAACCTCTTATTAAAACCAAAACAGCATTAACCCTATTACACAATGTTACTTTTTGCCATAAATATTCTCACATACTATGCCTTTAATACAATTAAAGACGCTTCAGATAAAAAAGTCATCTTAGCCAACTTTGAAATGTTACTTTCTGCTGAATACATTCTTTTATATTGTAATATTTCTTATAAATATTTGAATATGAAAAAAAATAAATATCAAACTCGGAGCTGCACTATGTGCTGCGGCGTTAATTTTCACGGGATGTGAAAAGGAAACGTTAGATCTTATGCCTACAGATAGTAATGAATCAAACACTGTTAACCACTCAAGTAGAGCTCAGGATGCCAAAATGGAAAGCTTCGCTAAAAGCTTAGCTCGTTCCCTTGAAAACGAAGCGGTAAGGAAATTCATCAAAACTGAAGCAAATAAAAAATTTGATGGAGACTTCGAGTTCCTTTACAAAGAATCCAGTAAAGCCTTGATAGCTAATGAAAAATTTGAAAACTTACTAGCTAAAGAACATAAAGCAATTAATCAACTTAGCAAAGATGCCGATGGAGTAGAATTTTTACATAACATTTCTAATGAGATACCACTTCTAAATATTGCAGTTCCTGCAAATATAGAAGAATGGAATACAGAAGAATATACACCACTTGTCGCTGTGATTCCTAGTAATTTTAATGATCAAACAGCAGGAACAATAAAAGCATATGATGCTAAAGGCACGGTTACTCTATTATCTATTAAAGACAAGCCAAACGTACCTGTTATAGTTGTTGGTCGAAATGAAAGGGTAGAATACAATAGCATCAATCAAACGTATTCACAAAAAAGCTATGCGGGCACCTCAGGCAAAGCAACAAATTACATACTACCCGATGATCCATATAGTGGCGGCGGTGGCGGTGGAACCACTACGAATTATTGTAGACAGAACTTAAAAACTGATTATATAACTGGCATATATTTTAGTGACTTGAGCTACTATGAAGCTTGGGCACTAGGTCAACCCGAAATAGTTTATCAGGTTAAGAATCCAAACAATGATTCTTTTTGGGCAATGGGTAATGTGAATGACAACAGAAGTGATTTTGACTATTGGTATAACATGAATGCAAATTCTAATTATTGGGACACTAATACTATGCCTAACACTGCCAGCTATTTCTGGTTCGAAGATGATGGAGGCTTTGAAACAGAACATAATGTTAGTGTAACATTCAAGTTATTTGGACAATCAGTAACTAAAAGTGTTAAATTCAAAATCAAAAATGATGATGATGTCATGGGCCACTTAGCTGTAGTAGTTGGTACTTGCCCATCGGGAGAATCTTATACTATGGGTGGAGGCGACGGCACGTTTAAATTTAAACTTGTGAGTAAATAAACTTCATAAAACTTGTATCTTGAAGTAGGTACTAATCCTTTTCAAGATACAAGTTTTATGAAGCAATATTAACACAATATAAATATCAGGCCATATAATTAAATATATCCTGATGATTTTTTTATTTAATGATTCCAAATATTTCAAAATGAAACAAATTTACACCCTACTGCTGCTAATAGCCGCGGCAGCCACCACCGCCTGTGACAAAGATCAGAAAACGCTGAACCAGTTGGATGGCACCTGGCAGGTTAAAGAGGTAACACACCTGAAGCAGGACACCACCAAACTCCCTTCCTCCGGCACCATCACCCTCACAAAGTGCAATCTGGATGATGCCGCCAAATCATGCCCCGGCACCTTTACCTTTAACAGCCAACCGAGTAAAGAATTGGTTTATTCCGTCATGGACAAAGGCAAAACAATCAACTTCACCGCCGCAGGCTCGCACGAAGGCTTTATGTATATGCTGTATGGCCCCTGGAAAGTTGTACAACAAACCGACGACAGGCTGGAATTGGAAGGGGAAGCGGCCTTGTCAGTGTTCAATGCCGCTACGCGCACACCCAAAAGAGTGGATGTGCGCATGGTACTGGAGCGGTAAACAAAACCAGTGCGTTATTTATACTTTGCAGTTCTGCTACTGACCTTAACAGGCAGCAGCTATGCAGCGTTGGCGCAGGCGCCCGCAGCACGGGTAACGGTGAGCGGCTTTGTACAGGATGCACGCTCAGGCGAACGCCTGGCCGGCGCAGTGGTTTCGGACGGAATCACCGGCACAACCACCAATACCTATGGCTTTTACAGTTTGCGCGTAACTGGCAGTAACCTGCAGTTGCAGGTACGTTATCTGGGATATGCCCCGCTTATACTACCGGCAGGCTCTCTGACCCGCGATACCCTAATCACACTGCAGTTGCTGCCACTGGCCAACCAGCTACAGGAGGTAACGGTAGCAGCCGAGAAAGTGACCGACCTGCAGCAGGCCAACCGCCTCTCGATGCGGAGTGCTGAACTAAAGCAGCTCCCGCGCCTGATGGGCGAGGCCGATGCCGTGAAAGCCCTGCAGCTGATGCCCGGGGTACAGGCTGGGCGCGAGGGCTCTTCGGACATGCATGTGCGTGGCGGCGGTCCCGATCAAAACCTGATCCTGCTCGATGGGGTGCCGGTGTACAATGTGTCGCACCTGCTGGGCATGTTTGCGGTTTTTAACCCGGATGCCATTAAAAACGTGGACCTGATTAAAGGCGGCTTTCCGGCGCCTTACGGGGGAAGGCTGTCTTCGGTGGTGGATGTGCAGTTGAAAGAGGGAAACAACCAGCGGTTCGCCGCCGAGGGTGCCGTGGGCATCGTCTCTTCCAAACTGCTGCTGGAGGGCCCGGTCAAAAACGAGAAAACAGCCTTTCTGATCGCCGCGCGGCGCACCTATCTTGATGCGTTCACAGCAGCCGCTGCAGCCATAAGCGGCGAGAAAGTCAGCAACTACAACTTTTACGACCTTAATGCCAAAATCAACCACACCTTCTCCCCGACTGACCGGGTATACCTTAGTGTGTATGGCGGCCAGGACAGGTTTTCGGACAAAGATGAGTTTTCAGGCACCGGTTATAAAGAGGA
Above is a window of Pontibacter akesuensis DNA encoding:
- a CDS encoding M28 family metallopeptidase, which translates into the protein MKKKPLLALALMLQFAFVAQAQQEPVDLDMVHRIKQEGLQNSQVMKTAFYLTDVSGPRLSGSPGLTRANEWAVKQLTGWGLKNAHQEEWGTFGRGWEVEKSYIAMAAPYYQQLIATPKAWTPGTNGEVKAEAVLVKLEKEEDLQQYKGKLSGKIILTQIDNEAKTTFAADAKRYSEEELHEMAMSLEASRSQSSWTPERIAEYRARMALRNKANEFFKEEGAAVILSTRGGMHGTHFTSNGAPYAPDAKPALPELEMGLEDYNRIVRLLEAKQPVKLEVETKTRFFDKDMKGYNVIAEIPGTDKKLKDEVVMLGGHIDSWHGSTGATDNAAGVAVMMEAVRILQAMGVKPKRTIRIALWTGEEQGLHGSRGYVKNHFGDPATMKLTKEQEKLSAYYNLDNGTGKIRGIYLQGNDAVRPIMEAWLAPFHDLGATTVTIRNTGGTDHLAFDAVGLPGFQFIQDEIDYDTRTHHTNQDSYDRLQADDLRQAATIVASMVYHTAMRDKKLPRKPLPKPRQTS
- a CDS encoding (2Fe-2S) ferredoxin domain-containing protein encodes the protein MSKSFNIPDKVIYVCTGSKCKKKGGKDLSKLFRGMIKEMDMKGQVEVIKTDCTDRCDFAPVVSMQPDNAWLPYTDEQKAKQAFQEHILNNTVK
- a CDS encoding ferritin translates to MKDLLRLRTSLTEVIEQTLNEQIKMEAEASAMYLAMSSWCDRNGFDFSAGYFKKQSDEEREHMLRLFKYVSDMGGRAVSPAIGDVQVEYDSFRNVFEMALQQEIAVTQSFNRIADRCQKEKDYVTFSFIQWFLKEQIEEEYVARRALELFELIGEDGTGRYEIDKRVPKIKYENTYED
- a CDS encoding cupin domain-containing protein codes for the protein MENQALQKVVLADKFDQINDHWNPRIAGELNGQQVKLAKFMGPFEWHHHEHEDEFFMVVKGEFEMHLRDKVITLLPGEFLIVPRGVEHRPVAHQEAEVLMFEPASTVNTGNLEHSERTRKDLERL
- a CDS encoding LytR/AlgR family response regulator transcription factor, which encodes MKLRCMIVDDEPLALDVLETFIQRLDTLELVCRCDNAVEAYSCLQSEHIDLMFLDIQMPKLTGIDFLKSLAHPPKVIFTTAYRDYAVEGFELNVVDYLLKPIAFERFLKAVSKVSAPEPVQSGLQAAPVAPAAVPATYAEAFIYLKSDKKMVKVMLSDVLYIESLKDYIRVKTETKEIISYQKISFLEEKLPTDKFLRIHRSFIVALDKIQAFSATAVDIGKSEIPIGRFYKNDVLQVLNQNNLLES
- a CDS encoding sensor histidine kinase, whose protein sequence is MEIKLSTANTLDTGTTWSLPTLRSVTQNRMLLHLVFWSVYVVFFGLLYGSYIDDYYYAFMVELVELPFKMGLVYFNMYYLLPRYLLQKRYLEFFVYLLLLLVAIGAVMQFVLMPFLIHPLFCSATCTEDNLNLYRFIKNMMNVSYVVAISAVIALLKNWYSHQQSARNLTQDKLEAELQFLKAQIHPHFLFNTLNSLYSLTLKKSDNAPEVVLKLSGLMDYMLYEANAAMVPLEKELNYIKNYIALEQVRYGDRVDVQFSATGSIAGRQVAPMLLLPFVENAFKHGVSTETKNAWIRIDVRVTEEELVLLVENCKCGDKASKCSRDMASGIGLKNLQRRLELLYEERYELEIEDEPDSYSARLSIMFA
- a CDS encoding DUF3103 family protein, translating into MPTDSNESNTVNHSSRAQDAKMESFAKSLARSLENEAVRKFIKTEANKKFDGDFEFLYKESSKALIANEKFENLLAKEHKAINQLSKDADGVEFLHNISNEIPLLNIAVPANIEEWNTEEYTPLVAVIPSNFNDQTAGTIKAYDAKGTVTLLSIKDKPNVPVIVVGRNERVEYNSINQTYSQKSYAGTSGKATNYILPDDPYSGGGGGGTTTNYCRQNLKTDYITGIYFSDLSYYEAWALGQPEIVYQVKNPNNDSFWAMGNVNDNRSDFDYWYNMNANSNYWDTNTMPNTASYFWFEDDGGFETEHNVSVTFKLFGQSVTKSVKFKIKNDDDVMGHLAVVVGTCPSGESYTMGGGDGTFKFKLVSK